A genomic segment from Juglans regia cultivar Chandler chromosome 14, Walnut 2.0, whole genome shotgun sequence encodes:
- the LOC109003347 gene encoding uncharacterized protein LOC109003347: MSSSSSSMSSSSFAKCTLGQAHCFCKVDATLRYSSIPRNPGRPFLGCPKYNTEGLPYCKFFKWADSNQEIEFHLQERNNDLLRREKEVEKMLDDVEKMKTELRKRVDEIEKRELLNAYWFRKVCNVLGFSFLNADWCFSNAFGQIASEIIHFSIYFRMLFG; encoded by the exons AtgtcgtcgtcatcatcatcaatgtctTCTTCATCGTTTGCAAAATGTACTTTGGGACAAGCACATTGCTTCTGTAAGGTCGATGCGACATTGAGATATTCAAGTATTCCaagaaatccaggacgacccttcttagggtgtccaaagtacaataCAGAG ggattaccatattgtaaattttttaagtgGGCAGATAGTAATCAAGAGATTGAGTTTCATCTtcaagaaagaaacaatgatCTGTTAAGGAGGGAGAAGGAGGTCGAGAAGATGCTGGACGATGTGGAAAAGATGAAGACTGAGCTCCGTAAAAGGGTGGATGAAATCGAGAAGAGAGAGCTGCTG AATGCTTATTGGTTCAGAAAGGTTTGTAATGTTcttggtttttcatttttgaatgCTGATTGGTGCTTCAGTAATGCATTTGGACAGATTGCTTCAGAAATAATCCacttctctatttattttagaatgCTTTTTGGTTGA